One Cynocephalus volans isolate mCynVol1 chromosome 7, mCynVol1.pri, whole genome shotgun sequence genomic region harbors:
- the LOC134381818 gene encoding eukaryotic translation initiation factor 4E-like: MAARPPPAPPARALLLALAGALLAPRAARGKSLSPGGSLPVPHPGAARAALAQRRVPGLSLDATHLGVPAEPGDWRSQRAETDPLPGTNSGGGNGVREVTWLGTLSSQLWVHPPRGSLGGRALAAQIVTVEPETNPPPNPLPTEEEKTESNQEAANPEHYIKHPLQNRWVLWSFKNDKSKTWQANFQLISKFDTVEDLWTLYNHIQLSSNLMPGCDYSLFKDGIEPVWEDEMNKRGGRWQMTLNKQPRRSDLDRFWLETLLSLTGESFNDYSDGVCGAVVNVRAKSDKIAVWTTGCENRDAVTHVGRVRKARLGLPPKMAIGYQSHADTATTSSSTTKNRFIV, translated from the exons ATGGCAGCGCGCCCGCCGCCCGCGCCCCCTGCCCGCGCCCTGCTGCTCGCCCTGGCCGGGGCTCTGCTCGCGCCCCGCGCGGCCCGAGGTAAGTCGCTGAGCCCAGGCGGCTCCCTGCCCGTCCCCCACCCCGGGGCAGCTCGCGCTGCGCTGGCGCAACGCCGAGTGCCGGGGCTGTCCCTAGACGCGACACACCTGGGCGTACCTGCGGAGCCCGGGGACTGGCGCTCCCAGCGCGCGGAGACCGACCCCCTCCCAGGTACCAATTCCGGTGGGGGGAACGGGGTGCGGGAGGTCACCTGGCTCGGGACCCTCAGCAGCCA gctctgGGTCCACCCTCCACGAGGTTCCCTCGGGGGACGCGCACTAGCCGCGCAG ATAGTGACTGTGGAACCAGAAACCAACCCTCCTCCTAATCCCCTGcctacagaagaggagaaaacagaatctAACCAGGAGGCTGCTAACCCAGAACACTATATTAAACATCCTCTACAGAACAGATGGGTACTctggtcttttaaaaatgataaaagcaaAACTTGGCAAGCAAACTTTCAGCTGATCTCTAAGTTTGATACTGTTGAAGACCTTTGGACTCTGTACAACCATATCCAGTTGTCTAGTAATTTAATGCCTGGCTGTGACTACTCACTTTTTAAGGATGGTATTGAGCCTGTGTGGGAAGATGAAATGAACAAGCGGGGAGGACGATGGCAAATGACATTGAACAAACAGCCGAGACGAAGTGACCTCGATCGCTTTTGGCTGGAGACACTGCTGAGCCTTACTGGAGAATCTTTTAATGACTACAGTGATGGTGTCTGTGGAGCTGTTGTTAATGTTAGAGCTAAAAGTGATAAGATAGCAGTATGGACTACTGGATGTGAAAACAGAGATGCTGTTACACATGTAGGGAGGGTACGCAAGGCAAGGTTAGGACTTCCTCCAAAGATGGCGATTGGTTATCAGTCCCATGCAGACACGGCTACTACGAGCAGCTCCACCACTAAAAATAGGTTTATTGTTTAA